Proteins encoded in a region of the Vicia villosa cultivar HV-30 ecotype Madison, WI linkage group LG5, Vvil1.0, whole genome shotgun sequence genome:
- the LOC131602527 gene encoding uncharacterized protein LOC131602527 isoform X2 → MARSALDEISDSGAFARSASTFRQFVSRDLNSQFPAESGRYHLYISYACPWACRCLAYLKIKGLDKAISFSAVKPIWGRTKESDEHVGWVFPESNTEVLGAEPDPLNGAKSVRELYEIASTNYTGKFTVPVLWDKKLKTIVNNESSEIIRMFNTEFNNIAENPALDLYPSELRAQIDETNEWTYHDINNGVYKCGFAKKQEPYIDAVSRLYEALDKCEDILSKQRYICGNKLTEADIRLFVTLIRFDEVYVVHFKCNKKLLREYPNIFNYTKDIFQVPGISGTVNMEHIKLHYYGSHPSINPFGIIPVGPNIDYSAPHDREKFSA, encoded by the exons ATGGCGCGATCTGCATTGGATGAGATATCCGACTCGGGAGCATTCGCGAGATCTGCTTCCACATTCCGGCAATTCGTTTCGAGGGATCTTAATTCCCAATTTCCAGCTGAGTCAGGAAGATATCATCTCTACATATCATATGCTTGTCCTTGGGCTTGCAGATGCCTGGCTTATTTGAAGATCAAAGGACTTGACAAAGCCATCAGTTTCTCG GCGGTTAAACCGATATGGGGAAGAACAAAAGAATCTGATGAACATGTGGGATGGGTTTTTCCTGAATCAAATACCGAGGTTCTTGGAGCTGAACCCGATCCCTTGAATGGAGCAAAGAGTGTTAGAGAGCTTTACGAAATTGCAAGTACAAATTACACCGGAAAATTCACTGTTCCG GTTCTGTGGGATAAGAAACTCAAGACAATTGTTAACAACGAAAGCTCGGAGATAATCCGCATGTTTAATACTGAATTCAACAATATCGCAGAGAATCCCGCCCTGGACTTGTATCCATCTGAATTGAGAGCCCAGATTGATGAAACGAATGAGTGGACATATCATGATATAAACAACGGTGTTTATAAATGTGGATTTGCAAAGAAACAGGAGCCATACATCGAT GCTGTTAGCCGATTATACGAAGCTTTGGACAAATGCGAGGATATACTAAGCAAGCAACGCTATATATGTGGCAACAAGCTTACTGAAGCAGACATTCGTTTGTTTGTCACACTCATTCGATTTGACGAG GTTTATGTGGTTCATTTTAAGTGTAACAAGAAGCTACTGCGGGAATACCCGAATATCTTCAATTATACCAAAGACATTTTCCAAGTTCCTGGCATTAGTGGAACAGTGAACATGGAACATATCAAGTTACATTACTATGGAAGTCATCCTTCTATCAATCCATTTGGAATCATTCCTGTCGGGCCAAATATCGATTATTCTGCTCCTCACGACAGAGAAAAGTTTTCTGCTTAG
- the LOC131602527 gene encoding uncharacterized protein LOC131602527 isoform X1 has product MFCPKSLLLPKSSFPLSLFSHRFTCNYNKNIVEMARSALDEISDSGAFARSASTFRQFVSRDLNSQFPAESGRYHLYISYACPWACRCLAYLKIKGLDKAISFSAVKPIWGRTKESDEHVGWVFPESNTEVLGAEPDPLNGAKSVRELYEIASTNYTGKFTVPVLWDKKLKTIVNNESSEIIRMFNTEFNNIAENPALDLYPSELRAQIDETNEWTYHDINNGVYKCGFAKKQEPYIDAVSRLYEALDKCEDILSKQRYICGNKLTEADIRLFVTLIRFDEVYVVHFKCNKKLLREYPNIFNYTKDIFQVPGISGTVNMEHIKLHYYGSHPSINPFGIIPVGPNIDYSAPHDREKFSA; this is encoded by the exons ATGTTCTGTCCAAAATCACTGCTCCTCCCCAAAAGCTCCTTTCCACTCTCTTTGTTCTCCCACCGCTTCACCTGTAACTACAACAAG AATATCGTTGAAATGGCGCGATCTGCATTGGATGAGATATCCGACTCGGGAGCATTCGCGAGATCTGCTTCCACATTCCGGCAATTCGTTTCGAGGGATCTTAATTCCCAATTTCCAGCTGAGTCAGGAAGATATCATCTCTACATATCATATGCTTGTCCTTGGGCTTGCAGATGCCTGGCTTATTTGAAGATCAAAGGACTTGACAAAGCCATCAGTTTCTCG GCGGTTAAACCGATATGGGGAAGAACAAAAGAATCTGATGAACATGTGGGATGGGTTTTTCCTGAATCAAATACCGAGGTTCTTGGAGCTGAACCCGATCCCTTGAATGGAGCAAAGAGTGTTAGAGAGCTTTACGAAATTGCAAGTACAAATTACACCGGAAAATTCACTGTTCCG GTTCTGTGGGATAAGAAACTCAAGACAATTGTTAACAACGAAAGCTCGGAGATAATCCGCATGTTTAATACTGAATTCAACAATATCGCAGAGAATCCCGCCCTGGACTTGTATCCATCTGAATTGAGAGCCCAGATTGATGAAACGAATGAGTGGACATATCATGATATAAACAACGGTGTTTATAAATGTGGATTTGCAAAGAAACAGGAGCCATACATCGAT GCTGTTAGCCGATTATACGAAGCTTTGGACAAATGCGAGGATATACTAAGCAAGCAACGCTATATATGTGGCAACAAGCTTACTGAAGCAGACATTCGTTTGTTTGTCACACTCATTCGATTTGACGAG GTTTATGTGGTTCATTTTAAGTGTAACAAGAAGCTACTGCGGGAATACCCGAATATCTTCAATTATACCAAAGACATTTTCCAAGTTCCTGGCATTAGTGGAACAGTGAACATGGAACATATCAAGTTACATTACTATGGAAGTCATCCTTCTATCAATCCATTTGGAATCATTCCTGTCGGGCCAAATATCGATTATTCTGCTCCTCACGACAGAGAAAAGTTTTCTGCTTAG
- the LOC131602525 gene encoding uncharacterized protein At4g19900 has translation MLRSRRRSPYGAYLCAVISAVLLLLSVSLLYSRLSLSHSDTPSNPRTLLSDTTDDSDLSTSDPIDELDFIDLDQQQQQQQSQTLHTNPSSYFFDPITSSIRKSFKSPHIFSDSITTTDEFTIFSEDPSKSAFTSDDIPLDDNIRRKATLITSIEDLLLLKSSSLREVWGEWFDKKSVFLRKDKMLKSSFEAFNPMLNPLLQDPDSVGVSTLTRGDKILHKWWINEFKRVPFSFSPRKNTNNNGKLVTVAKGGTERRTLNDNSDAAEFLNRHQHIYADGNNWGYFPGLPLRLSFNDFMDSFFRKGKCVMRVFMVWNSPPWMFTVRYQRGLESLLFHHPDACVVVFSETIELDFFKDSFLKDGYKVAVVMPNLDQLLKGTPADIFSSVWFEWRTTKFYSTHYSELIRLAALYKYGGIYLDSDIIVLKPISYLNNSVGIEEHAAGSSLNGAVMAFGRHSLYIKKCLEEFYMTYDDNSLRWNGADLLTRVARKSVGEENNTIKRLDLNEEPSHIFFPINSQDITRYFLAPATESEKAQQDVLLEKILRESLTFHFWNSLTSALIPEPDSLVARLMNYTCIRCLELL, from the exons ATGCTGCGATCCCGGCGGCGGTCCCCTTACGGCGCCTATCTCTGCGCCGTAATCTCCGCCGTCCTCCTCCTTCTCTCTGTCTCTCTCCTCTACTCTCGTCTTTCTCTCTCCCACTCAGACACCCCGTCCAACCCCCGCACTCTCCTCTCCGACACCACCGACGACTCCGATCTCTCCACCTCCGATCCCATCGACGAACTCGACTTCATCGACCTCgaccaacaacagcaacaacaacaatcccAAACTCTTCACACCAATCCTTCCTCTTACTTCTTCGATCCCATCACATCCTCCATCAGAAAATCCTTCAAATCCCCTCACATTTTCTCAGACTCCATCACCACCACCGATGAATTCACCATTTTCTCAGAAGATCCTTCCAAGTCCGCCTTCACCTCCGATGACATTCCCCTAGACGATAACATCAGACGTAAAGCcacactcattacatcaatcgaGGATTTACTTCTTCTCAAATCATCTTCCCTGAGAGAAGTCTGGGGTGAATGGTTTGACAAGAAAAGTGTGTTTCTCAGAAAAGACAAAATGTTGAAATCCAGTTTCGAAGCTTTCAATCCAATGCTCAATCCTCTTCTTCAAGATCCTGACTCTGTAGGTGTCTCTACACTCACTAGAGGTGACAAGATTCTCCATAAATGGTGGATCAATGAGTTCAAGAGAGTTCCGTTTTCGTTTTCGCCTCGCAAGAACACTAATAACAATGGTAAATTAGTAACTGTTGCGAAAGGTGGAACGGAACGGAGGACTTTGAATGATAATAGTGATGCTGCTGAGTTTCTGAATCGTCATCAGCATATTTATGCTGATGGGAATAATTGGGGCTATTTTCCTGGTTTGCCATTGCGTTTATCGTTTAATGACTTCATGGATTCGTTCTTCAGAAAGGGTAAATGCGTCATGAGGGTTTTTATGGTGTGGAATTCACCTCCTTGGATGTTCACAGTTCGGTATCAGCGTGGTCTCGAGAGTTTGCTGTTTCACCATCCTGATGCATGTGTTGTGGTTTTCTCCGAAACAATTGAGCTTGATTTCTTCAAAGATAGCTTTCTTAAGGATgg TTACAAAGTTGCGGTTGTTATGCCAAATCTTGACCAGCTCCTCAAGGGTACACCTGCCGACATTTTTTCTTCTGTTTGGTTTGAGTGGAGAACGACAAAGTTTTATTCCACTCATTACAGTGAGCTTATTCGTCTCGCAGCTCTGTATAA GTATGGTGGGATCTATCTCGACTCTGATATCATAGTTTTGAAGCCAATTTCTTATCTTAATAACTCTGTTGGAATAGAGGAACATGCTGCTGGAAGTTCTTTGAATGGTGCTGTGATGGCTTTTGGAAGGCACAG TCTGTATATAAAGAAGTGCTTGGAAGAGTTTTACATGACATATGACGATAACAGTTTGAGATGGAATGGAGCTGATCTATTGACAAGGGTTGCACGAAAGTCTGTAGGAGAAGAGAACAACACTATTAAACGGTTGGATTTGAACGAGGAACCCTCTCATATCTTCTTCCCCATCAATTCTCAGGACATTACAAG ATACTTCCTTGCACCAGCAACTGAGTCGGAGAAAGCACAACAAGATGTTTTGCTTGAAAAAATACTACGCGAGTCATTGACATTTCACTTTTGGAACAGCTTGACTTCTGCTCTCATCCCAGAACCAGATAGCCTTGTGGCCAGGCTTATGAATTATACATGTATCCGATGCTTGGAGTTACTGTAA
- the LOC131602526 gene encoding uncharacterized protein LOC131602526 isoform X1 produces MVQTSNPHHNHETLVLKSAIYSRILLLTLIIFFRTLVSPYDTSASLNPPCLTATTTAVANDTHRSPIASAIENGIVWDSVYFVRAAECGYEYEQSYAFLPFLPLTISFLSPSTLFSFLPQRSLFAISAYVINNLAFVLAALYFYRVSIAILKDPEIALRATVLFCFNPASIFYSSIYSESLYAVLSLGGLYYFVSGKNNLAVLLLALSGCARSNGVLNAGYICFQTMHRAYHALFQNKNVTLALQIVFVGALRSACIFAPFMAFQAYGYYNMCVGRFPDEIRPWCKARVPLLYNYIQSHYWGVGFLRYFQLKQLPNFLLASPILSLAFFSVVHYAKSRPQIFFSLGFDTTIEEKSRGVVFLSEDHSRFKVAGSVEKSSVREEHFNVRRRKNVIKGDVSNVPIESEPAAGQGYLSASVLPFVLHLGFMAGTAFLVMHVQVATRFLSASPPLYWFASYIMTYPAKYYRWGYLVWAYSAAYILLGSLLFSNFYPFT; encoded by the exons ATGGTTCAAACATCAAACCCTCATCATAATCACGAAACATTGGTATTAAAATCAGCAATATATTCAAGAATCCTTCTATTAACCCTAATCATCTTCTTCCGAACTCTAGTTTCCCCATACGATACTTCCGCATCCTTAAACCCTCCGTGCCTCACCGCCACCACCACCGCCGTCGCGAACGACACTCACCGTTCTCCCATAGCTTCCGCCATCGAAAACGGCATCGTTTGGGACTCTGTTTACTTCGTTCGCGCAGCCGAATGTGGCTACGAGTACGAACAATCCTACGCATTTTTACCTTTCCTTCCCCTTACAATTTCCTTCCTCTCTCCTTCCACTCTTTTTTCTTTCCTTCCTCAGAGATCGCTCTTCGCGATCTCTGCTTATGTAATCAATAATCTCGCATTTGTTCTCGCTGCTCTTTACTTTTACAG AGTTTCTATAGCTATATTGAAGGATCCTGAAATTGCTTTACGAGCTACGGTTTTGTTCTGCTTTAATCCTGCTTCTATATTTTATTCATCAAT ATACTCAGAGAGTTTGTATGCTGTTCTTAGTCTGGGAGGATTGTACTACTTTGTATCTGGAAAAAATAATTTGGCCGTTCTTCTTCTGGCTCTCTCTGGTTGTGCAAGGTCTAATGGGGTGCTCAATGCTGGCTATATCTGTTTTCAGACTATGCACCGAGCTTATCATGCGCTGTTTCAAAACAAGAATGTTACT TTGGCACTGCAGATTGTTTTTGTTGGAGCTTTACGCAGTGCATGTATATTTGCTCCATTTATGGCCTTCCAGGCTTATGGCTACTACAACATGTGTGTTGGGCGTTTTCCTGATGAAATAAGGCCTTGGTGCAAAGCAAGGGTACCGTTGCTTTACAATTATATTCAAAGTCATTATTG GGGTGTAGGTTTCTTGAGATATTTTCAGCTGAAACAGTTGCCTAACTTCCTTCTTGCCTCTCCAATACTGTCTCTGGCATTTTTCTCAGTCGTTCATTATGCTAAGTCAAGGCCTCAGATCTTCTTCTCACTCGGTTTTGACACTACTATCGAAGAAAAGAGCCGTGGAGTTGTGTTTTTGTCAGAGGATCACTCAAGGTTCAAAGTAGCTGGCAGTGTGGAGAAATCCTCTGTTAGAGAAG AACATTTCAATGTTAGGAGGAGGAAAAACGTAATCAAAGGGGATGTCTCTAATGTTCCCATAGAGTCCGAGCCAGCAGCAGGGCAGGGATACTTGTCTGCATCTGTTCTCCCGTTTGTGTTGCACTTGGGATTCATGGCAGGCACTGCTTTTCTTGTCATGCATGTACAG GTGGCAACTCGTTTCTTGTCTGCCAGCCCTCCTCTTTATTGGTTTGCTTCATATATAATGACATATCCTGCAAAGTACTATAGATGGGGATACCTGGTATGGGCATACTCTGCAGCATATATTCTTCTTGGCAGTTtgcttttttcaaatttttatcctTTTACATGA
- the LOC131602526 gene encoding uncharacterized protein LOC131602526 isoform X2 has translation MVQTSNPHHNHETLVLKSAIYSRILLLTLIIFFRTLVSPYDTSASLNPPCLTATTTAVANDTHRSPIASAIENGIVWDSVYFVRAAECGYEYEQSYAFLPFLPLTISFLSPSTLFSFLPQRSLFAISAYVINNLAFVLAALYFYRVSIAILKDPEIALRATVLFCFNPASIFYSSIYSESLYAVLSLGGLYYFVSGKNNLAVLLLALSGCARSNGVLNAGYICFQTMHRAYHALFQNKNVTLALQIVFVGALRSACIFAPFMAFQAYGYYNMCVGRFPDEIRPWCKARVPLLYNYIQSHYWGVGFLRYFQLKQLPNFLLASPILSLAFFSVVHYAKSRPQIFFSLGFDTTIEEKSRGVVFLSEDHSRFKVAGSVEKSSVREGGGKT, from the exons ATGGTTCAAACATCAAACCCTCATCATAATCACGAAACATTGGTATTAAAATCAGCAATATATTCAAGAATCCTTCTATTAACCCTAATCATCTTCTTCCGAACTCTAGTTTCCCCATACGATACTTCCGCATCCTTAAACCCTCCGTGCCTCACCGCCACCACCACCGCCGTCGCGAACGACACTCACCGTTCTCCCATAGCTTCCGCCATCGAAAACGGCATCGTTTGGGACTCTGTTTACTTCGTTCGCGCAGCCGAATGTGGCTACGAGTACGAACAATCCTACGCATTTTTACCTTTCCTTCCCCTTACAATTTCCTTCCTCTCTCCTTCCACTCTTTTTTCTTTCCTTCCTCAGAGATCGCTCTTCGCGATCTCTGCTTATGTAATCAATAATCTCGCATTTGTTCTCGCTGCTCTTTACTTTTACAG AGTTTCTATAGCTATATTGAAGGATCCTGAAATTGCTTTACGAGCTACGGTTTTGTTCTGCTTTAATCCTGCTTCTATATTTTATTCATCAAT ATACTCAGAGAGTTTGTATGCTGTTCTTAGTCTGGGAGGATTGTACTACTTTGTATCTGGAAAAAATAATTTGGCCGTTCTTCTTCTGGCTCTCTCTGGTTGTGCAAGGTCTAATGGGGTGCTCAATGCTGGCTATATCTGTTTTCAGACTATGCACCGAGCTTATCATGCGCTGTTTCAAAACAAGAATGTTACT TTGGCACTGCAGATTGTTTTTGTTGGAGCTTTACGCAGTGCATGTATATTTGCTCCATTTATGGCCTTCCAGGCTTATGGCTACTACAACATGTGTGTTGGGCGTTTTCCTGATGAAATAAGGCCTTGGTGCAAAGCAAGGGTACCGTTGCTTTACAATTATATTCAAAGTCATTATTG GGGTGTAGGTTTCTTGAGATATTTTCAGCTGAAACAGTTGCCTAACTTCCTTCTTGCCTCTCCAATACTGTCTCTGGCATTTTTCTCAGTCGTTCATTATGCTAAGTCAAGGCCTCAGATCTTCTTCTCACTCGGTTTTGACACTACTATCGAAGAAAAGAGCCGTGGAGTTGTGTTTTTGTCAGAGGATCACTCAAGGTTCAAAGTAGCTGGCAGTGTGGAGAAATCCTCTGTTAGAGAAG GAGGAGGAAAAACGTAA